The Panthera uncia isolate 11264 chromosome C2, Puncia_PCG_1.0, whole genome shotgun sequence genome contains a region encoding:
- the LOC125922063 gene encoding LOW QUALITY PROTEIN: single-stranded DNA-binding protein, mitochondrial-like (The sequence of the model RefSeq protein was modified relative to this genomic sequence to represent the inferred CDS: substituted 1 base at 1 genomic stop codon): MFRRPVLQVFHQFVRHKSEIASSLVLETSLNRVQLLGRVGQDPIMRQVEGKNPVTIFSLATNEMWRSGESEVXQMGDVSQKTTWHRISVFRPGLRDVAYQYVKKGSRICVEGKVDYGEYTDKNNVRRQATTIIADNIIFLSDQTKEKA; the protein is encoded by the coding sequence ATGTTTCGGAGACCTGTATTACAGGTGTTTCATCAGTTTGTAAGACACAAGTCTGAAATAGCCAGCAGCTTGGTTCTTGAAACATCTCTGAACCGTGTGCAGCTCCTTGGGCGAGTGGGTCAGGACCCCATCATGAGACAGGTGGAAGGGAAGAACCCGGTCACAATATTTTCTCTAGCAACGAATGAGATGTGGCGGTCAGGGGAGAGTGAAGTATAGCAAATGGGTGATGTCAGTCAAAAGACGACATGGCACAGAATATCAGTATTCCGACCAGGCCTCAGAGATGTGGCGTATCAGTATGTGAAAAAGGGGTCCCGTATCTGTGTGGAAGGGAAAGTCGACTATGGTGAATACACAGATAAAAACAATGTGAGGCGACAGGCAACAACAATCATAGCTGATAATATTATATTTCTGAGTGACCAGACCAAAGAAAAGGCATAG